One segment of Gemmatimonadota bacterium DNA contains the following:
- a CDS encoding MarR family transcriptional regulator: METVLDTLEPQERDLESRVTGDDHQALKLWLRLLSCANRVERVIRHRLRRDFGTTLPRFDLLAQLERHPDGLSMREISQRLMVTGGNITGITDQLEAEGLVLREAHPSDRRSFSVKLTPTGRRQFKRMARTHEQWVVELLDGWSPKEKTQLYALLAGLKQHLAEPVFDTSVAPSPKRAAALSAVSASASKEFKR; encoded by the coding sequence ATGGAAACCGTGCTCGATACGCTGGAGCCACAGGAACGGGATTTAGAATCGCGGGTGACCGGCGATGATCACCAAGCGCTCAAGTTGTGGCTCCGACTGCTGAGCTGTGCCAACCGGGTGGAACGGGTGATTCGTCACCGGCTCCGCCGCGACTTTGGCACCACGCTGCCCCGCTTTGATTTGCTCGCACAACTCGAGCGTCATCCGGATGGGTTGTCGATGCGCGAAATTTCACAGCGCCTGATGGTGACCGGCGGCAACATCACCGGCATCACCGATCAACTCGAAGCGGAAGGGCTCGTCTTGCGCGAAGCGCATCCGAGCGATCGGCGAAGTTTTTCGGTGAAGTTGACCCCAACGGGGCGGCGTCAGTTCAAGCGCATGGCGCGCACGCACGAGCAGTGGGTTGTGGAGCTCCTCGACGGGTGGAGCCCAAAAGAAAAGACTCAGCTGTATGCGTTGCTGGCGGGACTGAAGCAGCATTTGGCCGAGCCCGTCTTTGACACCTCTGTCGCGCCGTCGCCCAAACGGGCCGCTGCGCTCTCCGCAGTCTCCGCCAGTGCATCCAAGGAGTTCAAACGATGA